CCGGAGTGGAACCGGACCGGTCTTACCGGGACAGGTACAAGTCCAGgtccaggtacaggtacaggtcctcaaattgaagaaccggtcaactccgtgtacaggtaccggttcccACAAAAACCCGGTCCGAACCGGCCCATGTGCAGCTCTAGTCGTGCCTTTCTACAATTTGGAAGCTGAGCCTTTCAAAAAACTATTGGCAAGAGCAGGGCTTTTTGACTTGGGATATAGAGGTAGTAATTTTAACTGAAACCGGAACAAGATTGTTACTTCCATTGAAACTACGGATTAAACCCAGGTTGCATGAAAATATTCAGTCATGGTGTGCTCAAGCTTGCTGAAAGATGGTCTCAATCGGGAAAGACACCAATTGAATTCCACAACAGACGCCAATTGAATTCCACAACATGTCATTGAATTCCACAACATGTCATTGAACCCTGGACCCAATTTTTGAGCAAACCCAGTTCCAGAATTCTAGATCCCAACCCCAATTTAACAATAATGTTAACCTAAAATGTACTATAGTCCCTGGATTTATCAAGATATCCGTCCAATCTACATGAACATTGGAACAGAATTAACTGACAAGTCTCGGCACTTACCCTGAGGGGCAATTTTGAACTGAACTAATAGAAACTAGCAATAACCATGTCATATATGAGCTAACCAAAAAAATTTCAAACACGAAATAAACGGAACGGTAGTATTTGAAGTACAAACTGCATTAACATAACTTATGCAATGTCTAAGCAAAATTAAGAAGTCTATCTCCTGGACAATGTCAATCAACCAAGAAGAGATCTTCGAAATACTCTACCACTAAAGACTATTTCTGCAACTGTGTTTGGCATAAACAGGctctacttcttctcctccttctcTGCCTCAGCTGCTCTCTTCAACCTCTTTCCCATGTGTCGCTTGTTGGTACGTTCCAAACGAAGCTTCTGGTAAGCTTTGACAGACTTCATCTCGTTTGTCACCTTCACAAGCTCAATTTCTGGCCTCTCACGGGTGATGGGCATGAAGTCACCAGTTACCTGAGTAGCTGATGCCAACTCCTCAGCAGTTGAGTCGCCGTTCTGAAAAAAAGAACATATATTTCATATTTGGCACACTACTCGTTGACACACTACTTACGACAGTGCAAACAAACAAAGTTCAAAAAAATCACAAAGTACTGCTCATATGGAGGTCACATGCATATATGTTTCCTAGTTTAAGAGTGAAATTCTAACAGAGATCAGAACACTTCAGTATTGAAGCAAAAGGTATACATCAGCATGAATACAAATGATTTTTGGTTGAAAAGCAAAACCATGGAATGTAGCAGAACTATTAACATAATTGTAATCAGATATACAATAGACAAGGGAAAAAAGTAAGAGAAAAATAGAACAAACAAATAGAGATAGAGAAGTTTTATACCTTAGGCTTGCCTGCACGCCTTGGGAAGACAACCAGTTTGGCCTTGTATGTCTTAAGACGCTGAACATTGGTTTGGAGCCCTTCCAATGACTTGTTTCTACGCCTGTGGTCCACGGCAATACCAATAGTAGGAGCAAGCTTTTTGGGAATTCCAGCACCCTGTGAAAGCAAAGATAGAGAATTAGATACGTAAACAGATGTATTATAGAGGATATTTTCAAACAAAAACATAGTCAACTTTCTCACTATAGTTTCGTAAACCCTTCAGAAACTCGCATATATCTAACCTAAAATCTGAATATGGATAGGACATCTTATAGAaacatatttgatattttgacTCTTTGTAACCAGTTTAAGTTATAATTTCCGTGCACTGACAGAAAATAAAGAGCACACGAAACATCTAGCAATAGCGAAAATGCAATGCCCAAAAACTCTAAGACTATAACTGATCATGGTATCTAAGGTATACTTAACCAAAGGTCAAGAAACTATGAACtaagcataattattaaaataaaaAGTTATAAGTAGTTGAAGCTTTAAACTCAAACCTTAAGTTCTTCTAGAGAGAAACCCCTGCCTGCCCTAACTTTCATGTTGTACTTGAGGGTTTGCCCATGAACAATAGGACGAAGAGGTCCTGATGTTGGCCTAGGGAAAACTTTCACAGCTTTCTTTTGACGAGCTGCACATATAAACAATAGAATACAGATTtaaaacacatatgattttatcatTTCATTAGAAAGTATTTAATTGCAAATCTCATACATACCAACACGTCTCCTGGTTTTGCGAGCAGGTTGGTTAAACCATGTCTTCACGTAGTTTTGCCAATGCTTCTTGAAGTGACCATTGGGGATAACATTGTTATGCTTCACCATTTCTTCTTACCTACAAATCAACAAAAATCTCAGCCACTGAAAtaaccagaaaaccaaagaaagaTCAAACAAAAGAACAATACCAGCTACTACTTGATTGATAACATCATTTTAAAAAGTTAAACTAGCTCATAAAATAGTTAGCACTGAGATTTATTTCTTAATAGTAATATTCAACCACAAGTTATTATACGATTAAACCCTAATCACAAACAGCCTCCAGAAAAATAAAGAGAAAGACCCATAAAAAAAAACTAGTACAAACCCTAATAACATAGTTGAATCAAGTACAGAACTTCTCATCAGATCTATTCATAACCAGGTTTACAGTCGGAAACCATGAATCTTCCATTTCTACCTTAATATACAGAAATAGGAAGCCTTAAAATCAAATGACTGCCGCTTTCCGAAACCCTAATACTTCTATGCGAAACTTGAGAAAAAAACAGTACTAAAAATACATTTTAGATGACAACAGATTGAAGCCATAATCAAGATcccgaaggaagaagaagaaaatagaaatctgaagTTCATATTACCTTTGAGGAGATGGATGTAATACGGGGTTCTCTTGAGAATACTCTTGGTGTCTGCCTCCTTCAGAGACCGAATCACTTAGGGTTTAGGAATTTATAGGATATCGCATTGGGCTTTATCTGTCTATTATTTTCTTAGTGAACCCTAAAGGGTAGTAATATTTTAAGTATACAACTGTAATTATGCATACATTAACTTTTACTCCACTTTGTGGTGATTGTGTGACTCCCACGCTTGGAAAAGGGTCTTGTTGTGAGACCTCCACAAAAAAAAACAGCTAATTTCCATGCTGGGTGGAATCCGTtgccccggtaattcttacactATATCACAATTTCAGGATTAATCTTCGTATAAAATCCAAATGACAACGAATTTAAAGCTGATATATATTTTGAACAAAGTTTCGCAGTTCTATTAAATATTAGTGGATTTTATATGCCAATGTTTCGATTGTTGGTTTTCAAAGTGGCAGATGGCGGTGTTATATGCCTATGATTGTGCTCAATTTTGGTACGACTGTATAGTTTTCTAAAAAGAACATATTATCAAATTTATTATCGTGTGTCCTTCACAAAAAAATTGTCATTGGAATGGTGGGAAAGTGTAAGAATAATCATGTCGACGGATCCTTCAAGAAAGTAAACCTTTTATTCTTTGTACTAAATTTGTGGTGAATTTTCAAAGTAAAAGAGCTGCAACTCATGAGGAAAATGGTTTCAATACGTTAAAGCAGATTCTCAATGATAAATTTGTCCAGTTTGAATGTTGTAAGTGTATCACTGATGATAACCCCAACCAGTTTGTTTCATATATATTTACAATTCTCAAGATGTCTTCCATCTTATTCTTATCCGGAGTTAATTTTTCGTGTGTTGTTCTACCCAATCCTGAGCATGGTCATATGATATTTGATCGAGGTAAAGAGATCATAGTCAGTAAGATGTGTTCTTATTGTGCTAAGAGAAATTTTAGATTTTGTATTAAGATGTTTGCTTCTTGTTTGGCTATTCCAATGGAGAACTGTGACGATGAATGTTTTTACGGGCTTACTCTTCAACATTGGTACCAATTAGAGTCCTTGTTTATATATTCAAGAGATTTTTTAATCGTCAAGCAAGGTGACAGTGGTGATACCAGGAAGTTGTTTGTTACATTATTAAAACAAGGTGTTTTCTCATGGGCTAAATCAGTGCTTAGAATGTCAAGGGAAACTGAGAATAGGCTTTCACAGGAATTATTTGAGCAAATTTTGGTTAGAAAGGTCAGTTTTCCAACTCATATGGAAGAGGTTCAAATAGGTTTGTTTTCAgcgatttcaaattcaattcaacATTTACTGAACTGCACAAGCATGAGTGTTGGTGAGATATTTCTTATATGTGCAAGAAGTGATAAATGCTTCTGGGATAGCCTGGTTGTTGTTAAAACATTATTTGATCGAAGGAGGTTGTTTGAATCTATCAGGAGGTATTCTTATCACCATATAAGCAGTACTCATTTCAGTTCTGGTACACTTATTTTTAGTTTGATTGTACTTGATGGCTTGATTTTCATGGATACTTGTGATGGAAAAAATTTTTATGAGCAAAAATTGGAAGTTGGCTACCCTTTAGACTTGCCATTTGAGCGCTCGAATGTGTCTGAGATTGTTAAAAGTGGTGAAACTCGTGATGTGTTCCAGTTTTTTGATAAAATACCTCAATAAGTTAGTGTTTACTGAGATAAAGTTATTTTTGATGTGACAAATGAAAGTGAGTCCAGAAATGCAGGGAGTTTGAGTAGTGAAGATTGTTCATATTGTGGCATGGATTATGCTGGAAGGATGTTGGATCAAAGAAGATGGTTAGGAACTAATTATGGGTTGGTCCATATGGTTATAGGTGGTGGTGTAGTGGATACAACTACAACTTTTTGTGAAGACTCCTCGAAGCTGTCAGGGATATGGTAACCCATTCATGGTTGTTCTAGCAAAGTTGTTGGTTATTGCAAAACTGATATATGGTGTATTCGAAATGCCTGAGGGTGTAATGATGAATTTGAGCAGTGTAGAAGATGTTATTCTCTTGCAACAGATACAGGGATTCTCTCATGCTATAGAAGTTACAATTTTCATGGTAACTATCTTGGTAACTCAAataagcagtcttataaaggcaTTCAGAGTTATCTGTGAAGAAGAGTGCATTACAGGTTTGGGTCTTGAGGATTGTTCATTTGATGAAGTTCTAGCAAACTCTTCCATAGCCTTGCAGTACTTCTGGAGGTATAAGAGCGATATCTTTGATAGGCACACACTCGGGTTAGATAACTCAAAATTTGTTGTTGATTATTTGTTCTTCCCAAGTCGTGGCTGGCAGCAATTATCCTTGATTATAAGACACAAGAGTTGTAACAAGCACTTCGTAAAGGCAGTTGGGTATTTTATAGTGGATGAGGAACATCTTTTAAAGAACTACAGACCTCCATATCTAATGACTCATCACCACAAGGGAGAGAGAAGGTTGTTAACTCCATGTTAACGAATCAATTTCAGAAAATTTCAACTCATGTTGCGGATACAGCTCATAATTCAGTTAAATACCACATCACCAGGGTCGTTATGCTCGAACCTGCGGAGGTAAAGGTAATTCTAGTCACTGCACTACATAACTCATCTACTGATAGAAGCACTGGGTTCCTTCTTAGTCGATGGTGCTGGCAGAAGTTATTCGTAACTGTCATAAGAAAGAGTCTAGTTAAGTACGTCGCACTAGCAGTTGAGTATGATATCGTGAATCACCAATAAACTTTGAAGAAACTTAAGCTCTCTAAGTCTAATGGCATGTCAACAAGAGAGAAATAAATGACGGTTGACTTTATGCTGCCAGCAAATACATTTCAGGAGTCCTCAACACGCACTGTTAATTCAGCTCGTTATTCACTTGAAAGTCACATCAGCAGATTTATTATGCACAAACTTGGGATGAATACTTTATCAGTTGAGAAAGATAAGAAGCTTGAGATAATTCACAGCAGTAAAGAAGTTATCTTCTCAGTAAAGGCTGGAAACGACTAGTTTTTTGTGCTAGAATTAAGCTCGGAATACTCAAGTGTATTGATCATTTTTGAAGCTACAACATCAACTAATTTGGAAGGGGGACTACAACTAAGCTTGATGCTTACTGTTCAGAAGAAGGGCTTCATTTTTTCAGGTAACTGGGTGTTAAGGTTTGCAAAGTTCATATTTCTTATTATATTCAAGATGGGACTACAGGTCTGcaacagttgtgctccttatggtCAAGTCATTtcatatccttgaggacaaggataattTGCAGGAGTGGGATTTGTCATAAAAGTCAATGGCATACCTCACTTGTTTAGGGCAGCAATTTATCATTGTCCCATGTTATAGCTTTGGGGCAGCCTTAGCCATAAGATCAGTAGCAAATATGTATTGTTGGCACGTGCTTCGCACGTATTGCTTGTTGAGTATAATTCGGTCCTTTTAAGGACAAACCTGATGTATTTGCTAGGtatgaaaaataataatcaaattaGTTTTTTCTCTCTAAATCTTCTGTTCTCCCAAATCCATCTTTATCCTTAGAGACCAGAGTTGCTTCCTGAGACCCAATTGTCATGTAGATCGTGACAGATACGAGGCATTGTTTTTTTActgatcaataaaaatcatacaaaacttttggttggtatcctagcaacaagctgggctccaactcctttttgaataacaatgcctaatctatataaaaaaaaaactaccaaaaccactactagcatcattgcTAACTAACCAATTCTtcaaacgcttgaaaaaacaccaAGTATCTTCGCTGAGTTCCCCTAAAGTAGAGAAAGCTAGGACACCCAAACCGTAGCCATGTGaaacacacttgtccaagtatttagtacgTTTACGTGAAACCGCACTAGAAATAGCTTTTCATGGGACGAAAGAGCGAATACCTTCACTAGTGAAGGGCGAGACacttgtgacatccatacaaacatcttgtccattttcccagttgaaaacaagaatatcagcaggtgAAAGTCAACTTTTATATGCTTATACATCGTCACTTTTCTTTTCCATATTCTCTTCCTCACGTGTAAGAAGTTATGGCTTTTTGTTAATTTTTACACCTGGTTTTTATTTCTACAAAATAAATCAATCTTATCATCTTATGTGTATGATCCAACAATATTCTTAAGAAACTGAACAAAACAGAgcagtcaaaaacagtttagaccccatgaaaataataaaagtggGTACTAAATTTGATATTAGATAAATTAAGGAAATACCAATTAACGAGGGTATTTTGATTTAATCAAAACGAAATCAGTTTAAACATTTAGGTTTTTGTAATTATACATTTGAACCATCTAGAATGGCTCTCATAAAAGATGCTCAATATTGGTCATAAAAGTTATTTTTGATGTTCGAATACTGGTCATATAATGGGTTTTCTATGTTTaaatattcaaaaaaataaacaaatttatatatcaaaaccaaaaatctAAAAGGATATAAAATATTTGTTCGGCAAATAACATCAAACCTAAATATCACGCTTTGCAACATAATTAGTGGTTTTATTGTCAATAAAAAATTAAACCTGTTAGACCacagctcgatcgaactcgcaagttttcctatctcaagcttgttgtcaatgttagatgcacataactatatcttgatttttagtctgcTAAAGtcaggtctcggactaggactagAATATGGAAGTTAAATATCAGACATCAcagaataaccctcgaagattgaagattaaatatcaaacaaagacatttggagatctcaatcaacaaagaggtatgtgaatactAAACCATCTTATTTACTCACAGTATTACCATTTTATCAATACGAGACAATGTCATATGATTTTTAATAGATTAAATATTATaaataagaaatttcgagtcaagcttgtctcgctaaacatctcgaaatatggttCAAGCAATGGATATTCATAGATCCTTAGTAGTCTtagttcaaaacaatttattgttcaagaactattcATGTTTCAAatggatcatttggaaattgcacaaggaatgatattttatatctatggcaattgggaatgtttcaaaacatcaaaaaagagttttcagaactattGAAATCTGGACACAGGGTTGGTACGCGTAACCTAGATATCTAAAGTTCCGGAACGTATGTAGGTACGCATTCCCAGTAAGTGTACCATGGACATCTGAATTCGTGGATGAGGAAGGAGCGcctacccagtacgcgtacctcaaGGGTTCAAGTTCGTGCATAacataagggtatgcatactttgtacGCGTACCTTAGCACCCTGAACTCACGTACTGGTTcataggtacgcgtacccttctGCATACTCACTCAGTAAGAATTAAGCAGATGCTAATgaactattttcacaaatatgtttggcatttttatagctcaaatcaatacctctaagacatctttgatcattcaatcactttgtATTTGTGTATCATGATTCAAGTCTTCAGTGTTAAATGAATACCATTTTGCCTATAAGTTCTTAAGGCATATTTGCCATGAACTACCAGTGTACACAGTTTAGGTACCCTGCACTATAACGTATATTcttcaatataatttcaagacaaAATTTTCACATGCCCACATGAACTCATAACAAAAGTTTTATCTAaatagagaaagtgtttgcttgattctcaagttatcttagcttgaagtcAAAGCAATCCTaagtcttgaaagtctataaataaaagagatattttgtaaaagggtcgtatgtTTATAGTTAAATTAGGGCCTGGGTCGTAAAACATGCAGTTGATGCATTAGGGTCGTAGACTAAGGTTGACTGTCCGAATTATTTACCGAAATATCATTCATATGACATTATATCCTAACCCAAGTTAAATACCTAACCAAATTatagagacatttcatcaaacaaCTTAAGGAGGAGAAAAATTTCACCCTGAACCTAATTTCTTAATTGACACCGATTAACACCCTAACTAGTTGTCTTATCTACTGTCCATCATCTCCGCTATACACATTTCAAACAACCAAAACAACAAAGTTTTTCACATCTTAAACGTCTTCCTCTAACATTGTTGAATAAAGTGTACATCTATAAACTATATTGGTTTCACTTTGACTTCAAAAATTCCTCAACGATCATTTTTGTAAAGCAAGAATGATAAGATGGAAAGAACGACGATTCCAAAGGGTCATGTGAATCTCTTGTATAAATTGATGGAATTGAAATACCAAATCTGGATAGAAATTATAACTTTCAGTTGTTAATTATTTCGCCATCTTCATGTTCAATTAAAGTGATCATGTGGTTTAAATTCTCCATCATGATCCACAAATTATCCCCTTACAGTGTATGTAGTATGTGCAAGCACCCAATTGTGGAAGAATAAATCAGATGGAAGGAATAAGATGGGAGCGGAGAACGGGATGAAAACTAGATTAATGGGAAATACTCAAACCGACAACGTTATCCAATTGACAGTCAAGGCTTTTAGCAAAATAAAGAGGTCAACTAACAATTTTCTAATAGTCTCCAGTTAGTCTATGAACCTAATACATCAACGACATCTTTTAGGACCCATACCCTAATTTGGCTATAAAgatacgacccttttacaaaatatctctaaaTATAAAGACTCAAACAACTGGAAACTTCAATCTCTTACACTTTTGTGTCATAGTTGtatgctagagtcgtcctctattaacctaggtttcctgtgagaaacataattaggtttacaatataaagacttcacttagggattcgtgaagtcaggttcgactatatttaccttgatagttcgtatatcctgatcttgttatttttgttgtcGATATTTTCGTCTATCTGcttcaggaacgagatagatataaatcacaaagtttttTTCGTCTCAGACCTTGTGATTCCTTAACATAAATAtatgaaaactattcttaattgattagttcaagattgttcttgagaggtagtTAAGAATCAAGGTTTcttagctaactgagtgtaagtgttcctgaTTTGCCAGGTTTGCTAGCCTTgtttattgcaaacatatttccaagcctCGATTTTGATCTAataggaaatcaaataggcttatctgtaagAGGCatttctcagctaactgagtgtaaatgttccggatttgtgaggtttgctagctttttctattgcaaacaaatttccaagcctcgatctttgatctaaagggaaatcaaataggcttatttgtaAGAGGTatttctcagctaactgagtgtaagtaagGCTACACAAGAACCGGTTGAGAAGACTTGTACCGGACTGGAACCGGAAAAACCATACCGGAACCGGTGTAGCCGGTACAGAGAACGGGAATTAAACATGGGAACCGGTGTAGACCGGGACAGGTACCGGTTCTGCCAAAATTCCAGGCATGTACCGGACCATAGTACTTGTTTAATCACATCCGTCGATTTTCTATGAATCCTAGTCGTTCATGCTAGGTATTTACTTCACTTATTACTCTTATAAATTTTCATCGTCcttgttccttcttcttcttctgtttttaGGCGACAGTAACCAAATCTCTTCTTCTCCAGCAATATCACTAGAATCAAATCGCTTCATCTTTCAATCAGTCAGATATGTTCGTAAGAAACATCACCAGGTCCACCACCATCTATTAGACTATTACAACTTCCAactccttcttcttcacttcttcttcagtaGTTTCAAAAACTAGCAGCAAGTCAACATCTTGattaattcgtatagctataaaTTGACACAAGGTTCTTATTTATTTCATGTTAGATTAATTTTTTAAATGAGATTTATGTTCTTATTAATTGcatgtttgatttagggttttgtttgagATCGATTTGGAATATCGTGGATTGAATCGattgattttgttgaaatcaaacaacaacaacatgtaaTTGTGAAAtgggtttgatttttttgatcTTTGTTTTGCTTCTATCGATTGATTTggtgaaagaagaagagagttatATTTGAGCTGAAATGGTATTTTAGTTGCTGATACAGGTAATTGGTGGTAGTATGCTTCTCAAATTACAGAAGAAGAGGGGTTGggtttgagctgaaattgaagaagagaacAAGAAGAAGGGATTAAATGGGCTCTGGTGGTTGCTACTTGCTATTGCAGTGATGCAAATCAAAAGGATTTGTGACGTTGGTGCTGTTTTGGTGGATTTGCATATGTTTATTGATTCTGTGTATACAAACTCCACTGTTTATTCTGTGATTATTGATTCTGTTTCATTCTGTACTTtgtaacaacaaatttctgctaaTAAATTGTGTTTGTTAGGGTCTTTGAATGCTACTGGTTTAATGTTAATatgggtaaaaacccggtaccggtgttgtaccggaccggtaccggaggtacaggtacaactccaggtacagATACAcgtaccggtcctcaaaatgaggtaccggcCAACACCAGGTATGgggaccggttccataagagaaccgggTCGTACCGGATCATGTGCAGCCTtaagtgtaagtgttccggatttgtgagctttgctagctttgtctattgcaaacatatttccaagcctcgatttttgatctaaagggaaatataATAGGATTATTTGTAAGAGGCATATTGgtaccaaaagtcttcacttatgttgaagcaaatcttagtatgtaaaggatgtc
The nucleotide sequence above comes from Papaver somniferum cultivar HN1 chromosome 8, ASM357369v1, whole genome shotgun sequence. Encoded proteins:
- the LOC113303268 gene encoding 60S ribosomal protein L13-1, with amino-acid sequence MVKHNNVIPNGHFKKHWQNYVKTWFNQPARKTRRRVARQKKAVKVFPRPTSGPLRPIVHGQTLKYNMKVRAGRGFSLEELKGAGIPKKLAPTIGIAVDHRRRNKSLEGLQTNVQRLKTYKAKLVVFPRRAGKPKNGDSTAEELASATQVTGDFMPITRERPEIELVKVTNEMKSVKAYQKLRLERTNKRHMGKRLKRAAEAEKEEKK